One window from the genome of Castellaniella sp. MT123 encodes:
- a CDS encoding RNA pyrophosphohydrolase, with translation MLDREGYRPNVGIILVNQKNEVFWGKRIREHAWQFPQGGIKHGETPVQAMYRELHEETGLCAEHVRILGRTRDWLRYTVPEHYVRRELRGHYKGQKQIWFLLRMVGRDTDVSLRATDTPEFDAWRWNAYWVPLDAVIEFKREVYTLALNELSSLLFRRGRENRYLRHRGPRGTAQTNQTSAVLPGTHSTQSTS, from the coding sequence ATGTTGGATCGCGAAGGCTACCGCCCCAATGTCGGCATCATTCTTGTGAACCAGAAAAACGAGGTTTTCTGGGGCAAGCGTATCCGGGAACACGCGTGGCAGTTCCCCCAGGGCGGCATCAAGCACGGCGAAACTCCCGTGCAGGCGATGTATCGGGAACTCCACGAAGAAACCGGCCTGTGTGCCGAGCATGTCCGTATTTTGGGGCGGACCCGGGACTGGTTGCGTTATACCGTACCCGAACATTACGTGCGCCGCGAATTGCGCGGCCACTACAAAGGACAGAAGCAGATCTGGTTCCTGCTGCGCATGGTCGGCCGTGACACCGACGTGTCGTTGCGCGCCACCGATACGCCCGAATTCGATGCCTGGCGCTGGAACGCCTACTGGGTGCCGCTGGATGCCGTCATCGAATTCAAGCGCGAGGTCTACACGCTGGCGCTCAACGAGCTGTCCAGCCTGTTGTTCCGACGGGGGCGCGAAAACCGTTACCTGCGGCATCGCGGCCCTCGCGGCACGGCACAGACCAATCAGACTTCGGCGGTATTGCCGGGGACGCATTCCACTCAGTCCACCTCCTGA
- a CDS encoding proline--tRNA ligase, with the protein MYASKYHLNTLKEAPAEAEVVSHQLMTRAGMIRKIAGGIYTYMPMGLKVLRKIETIVREEMNRAGAIELLMPVVQPAELWQESGRWEQYGAELLRIKDRHQRDFVLQPTSEEVITDIARNEIHSWRQLPVNFYHIQTKFRDERRPRFGLMRGREFTMKDAYSFDRDEAAAQASYDTMYAAYQRIFTRLGLTFRAVAADTGSIGGSRSHEFQLIADTGEDLIVYNPDSDYAANIELADAPCLLPAREPARETMEKRATPDAPKCEIVADQLGLPLSRTVKSVVLATDPEDEPARLWLLLIRGDHETNEIKVGKLPGLQGGYRLATEAEIQLVFHCTPGYLGPVGLDAAAITIIADRTVANMGDFVCGANEAGYHLSGVNWGRDLPEPALVTDLRNVVAGDPDPQGGTLAIQRGIEAGHVFFLGDKYSRALNATFLETDGKPAVMQMGCYGIGISRISAAAIEQNHDDRGMIWPRAIAPFEVVLCPIGIGKSETVRNTAESLYQALLAQGVDVILDDRDARPGIMFADWELIGVPLRVTLGERGLKEGIIEIQSRRDTQAQRVEPAAAVDHILAMLESL; encoded by the coding sequence ATGTACGCCAGCAAGTATCACCTGAACACCCTGAAGGAAGCCCCCGCCGAAGCCGAAGTCGTCAGCCATCAGCTGATGACCCGCGCAGGCATGATCCGCAAGATCGCGGGCGGGATCTACACCTACATGCCCATGGGGCTGAAGGTTCTACGCAAGATCGAGACCATCGTTCGCGAGGAAATGAACCGCGCCGGCGCCATCGAGCTGCTGATGCCGGTCGTGCAGCCAGCCGAGCTGTGGCAGGAATCCGGACGCTGGGAGCAGTACGGCGCTGAACTGCTGCGCATCAAGGACCGCCATCAGCGGGACTTCGTGCTGCAGCCGACCTCGGAGGAAGTCATCACCGACATCGCGCGCAACGAGATCCACAGCTGGCGCCAGCTTCCGGTGAACTTCTACCATATCCAGACTAAATTCCGCGACGAGCGGCGTCCGCGCTTCGGCCTGATGCGGGGGCGCGAATTCACCATGAAGGACGCGTATTCCTTCGACCGCGACGAAGCCGCGGCACAAGCCAGCTACGACACGATGTACGCGGCCTACCAGCGCATCTTCACCCGGCTGGGGCTGACCTTCCGCGCTGTGGCTGCCGATACGGGCTCCATCGGCGGCTCACGCAGCCACGAGTTCCAGCTCATCGCCGACACCGGCGAGGACCTGATCGTCTACAACCCCGACTCCGACTACGCCGCCAACATCGAACTGGCGGATGCGCCCTGCCTGCTGCCCGCTCGTGAACCGGCGCGCGAAACGATGGAAAAGCGCGCAACCCCCGATGCCCCCAAATGCGAGATCGTGGCCGATCAGCTGGGTCTGCCCCTGTCGCGCACGGTGAAGTCCGTGGTGCTGGCCACCGACCCGGAAGACGAGCCCGCGCGCCTGTGGCTGCTGCTCATCCGCGGCGACCACGAAACGAACGAGATCAAGGTCGGCAAGCTGCCGGGTCTCCAGGGCGGCTACCGTCTGGCAACCGAGGCGGAGATCCAGTTGGTTTTCCACTGCACACCAGGCTATCTAGGACCTGTGGGCCTGGATGCGGCGGCCATCACCATCATCGCGGACCGCACGGTCGCGAACATGGGTGACTTCGTCTGCGGCGCCAACGAGGCCGGCTATCACCTGAGCGGTGTGAACTGGGGTCGCGATCTGCCCGAGCCGGCCCTCGTCACCGACTTGCGCAACGTCGTGGCGGGCGACCCGGATCCACAGGGAGGCACCCTGGCGATCCAGCGCGGCATCGAGGCGGGCCACGTTTTTTTCCTGGGCGACAAGTATTCACGCGCACTGAACGCGACCTTCCTGGAAACCGACGGCAAGCCCGCCGTCATGCAGATGGGCTGCTACGGCATCGGCATCAGCCGGATTTCCGCCGCCGCCATCGAGCAGAACCACGACGACCGGGGCATGATATGGCCGCGCGCCATCGCGCCCTTCGAGGTCGTGCTGTGCCCGATCGGGATCGGCAAAAGTGAAACCGTGCGCAACACGGCTGAATCCCTGTATCAGGCCTTGCTGGCACAAGGCGTCGACGTCATCCTGGATGACCGGGATGCCAGGCCAGGCATCATGTTCGCCGATTGGGAACTGATCGGCGTGCCCCTGCGGGTGACCCTGGGCGAGCGCGGCCTGAAAGAAGGCATCATCGAGATCCAGTCTCGTCGGGACACGCAAGCGCAGCGGGTGGAACCCGCCGCCGCCGTGGACCATATCCTGGCCATGCTGGAATCCCTGTAG
- the ybgC gene encoding tol-pal system-associated acyl-CoA thioesterase, producing the protein MNSASSDATGELSVRVYYEDTDTGGVVYYANYLKFFERGRTEWLRSLGMDQRELVTREQMMFVVRHADIAYRQPARLDDRIDIRTTVAELRASTLVFHQQALRDGELLVSATVQVCTVHAVTFKPIRLSPAIRDLLNKALH; encoded by the coding sequence ATGAACTCAGCGAGCAGCGACGCTACCGGCGAACTGTCGGTTCGCGTATATTACGAGGACACCGATACCGGTGGCGTCGTGTATTACGCGAACTATCTCAAATTTTTCGAGCGTGGCCGCACGGAATGGTTGCGTTCGCTCGGAATGGATCAACGCGAACTTGTAACCCGGGAACAGATGATGTTTGTGGTCAGACATGCGGACATTGCCTATCGGCAACCGGCCCGCCTGGACGATCGGATCGACATCCGCACCACTGTTGCCGAACTGCGGGCCTCCACGTTGGTCTTCCACCAGCAGGCATTGCGCGATGGGGAACTGCTGGTTTCGGCCACGGTCCAAGTCTGCACCGTGCATGCCGTCACCTTCAAACCCATTCGTCTGTCCCCCGCCATTCGGGATCTCTTAAACAAGGCCCTTCATTAA
- the tolQ gene encoding protein TolQ, with protein MQASSDLSLLSLIGNASIPVQIVMLILLGASVLSWTYIFSKRAALKRADEQTRRFEDDFWAGGDLTVLQQAIASRRNEHGALARIFDAGMTEFVKARRSASRGDSLLDAPRRAMKAAFQREMDSLESHLNFLASTGSVSPYIGLLGTVWGIMHAFMGLSTMQQATLAAVAPGIAEALIATAIGLFAAIPAVLAYNRYTNQIDRLSIRFESFVEEFLNILQRQVH; from the coding sequence ATGCAAGCTTCTAGCGATTTGTCGCTGCTGTCTCTGATCGGCAACGCCAGTATTCCCGTGCAGATCGTCATGTTGATCCTGCTCGGCGCCTCGGTCCTCTCGTGGACCTATATCTTCAGCAAACGAGCGGCCCTCAAACGCGCCGACGAGCAAACCCGGCGCTTCGAGGATGATTTCTGGGCCGGCGGCGACCTGACGGTGCTACAGCAGGCGATTGCCAGTCGACGCAACGAACACGGCGCGCTGGCCCGCATCTTCGACGCGGGCATGACTGAATTCGTCAAGGCGCGCCGTTCCGCCAGCCGTGGCGACAGCCTGCTGGACGCCCCTCGCCGCGCCATGAAGGCCGCCTTCCAGCGCGAGATGGACAGTCTGGAATCGCACCTGAATTTCCTGGCCTCCACAGGATCGGTCAGCCCCTATATCGGCCTGCTGGGCACGGTCTGGGGGATCATGCACGCCTTCATGGGCCTGTCCACGATGCAGCAGGCGACTCTGGCCGCTGTCGCACCGGGGATCGCCGAGGCCCTGATTGCAACGGCCATCGGCCTGTTCGCCGCCATTCCGGCGGTGCTGGCCTACAACCGCTACACCAACCAGATCGACCGTCTGTCGATCCGCTTCGAGAGCTTCGTGGAGGAGTTCCTGAACATTCTCCAACGCCAGGTGCACTGA
- a CDS encoding ExbD/TolR family protein: MTSLSNRRARRMKNDINVVPYIDVMLVLLVIFMVTAPMITPGQIELPSVGTASEVPTQPVEVQIDAEGALAIRVREGGASFRPIDKANLLAEVRSVVTPDTPVVISADGKVPYESVMHVMDQLRNGGVAKLGLLVNQDGSGARK, encoded by the coding sequence ATGACATCGCTGAGCAACCGCCGCGCACGTCGAATGAAGAACGACATCAACGTCGTTCCCTATATCGACGTCATGCTGGTTTTGTTGGTGATCTTCATGGTGACGGCACCCATGATCACACCGGGACAGATCGAGCTGCCCTCGGTCGGCACCGCCTCCGAGGTCCCCACGCAGCCCGTCGAGGTGCAGATCGACGCCGAGGGTGCGCTCGCCATCCGCGTGCGCGAGGGCGGCGCTTCGTTCCGCCCCATCGACAAGGCCAATCTGCTGGCCGAGGTCCGTTCCGTCGTCACGCCCGACACCCCCGTGGTCATCTCGGCCGACGGCAAAGTCCCCTACGAATCCGTCATGCATGTCATGGACCAGCTGCGCAACGGCGGCGTTGCCAAGCTCGGGCTGCTGGTCAACCAGGACGGGTCAGGAGCCCGCAAGTGA
- the tolA gene encoding cell envelope integrity protein TolA: MKLIDRLTGSGDPTDERDDRRGLIISLAAHGLLLLLMLVGFSSVPNNSGPVQVQLWAKGTVAEAAPPEEQPDQAPPVEKPEPKPTPEPPKPDDSAQKAAQAEAAHQAQLAAAQAQAAAAAKAQADAEIALAKEHKAREEAEKLAAEEAAKAKAEQEAAAKAAKAAAAKAAADKAAKEKAAKDAADKAAADKAAKEKAEKQAAEKAVADKAAAEKAAADKAAKEKAAKEAAAKAAADKAAKEKAAKDAAAKRDALKAAMRGAAMEAAGIPNGNADRNQRGGGGGNEGYAAKVRACVQPGVIYNVPPRSGSGNPTARFRTHLASNGQVQGVDLSQSSGDTRFDDAVRKGILACSPFPKPPSGRYPSYIDVDYRMYD, from the coding sequence ATGAAACTCATCGATCGCCTGACCGGCTCCGGGGATCCCACGGACGAACGCGACGACCGGCGCGGCCTGATCATATCCCTGGCCGCCCATGGTCTGCTGCTTCTGCTGATGCTGGTGGGGTTCTCGTCCGTGCCGAACAATTCCGGCCCCGTGCAGGTCCAGTTGTGGGCCAAGGGCACGGTCGCCGAGGCGGCTCCGCCGGAAGAGCAACCCGACCAGGCACCGCCCGTCGAAAAGCCCGAACCGAAGCCCACCCCCGAACCCCCCAAGCCCGACGATAGCGCACAGAAGGCTGCCCAGGCCGAAGCGGCGCATCAGGCGCAGCTGGCAGCCGCGCAGGCTCAGGCCGCCGCTGCCGCCAAGGCGCAAGCCGATGCGGAAATCGCATTAGCCAAGGAACACAAGGCGCGCGAGGAAGCCGAAAAACTCGCAGCAGAGGAAGCGGCCAAGGCCAAGGCTGAACAGGAAGCCGCCGCCAAGGCGGCGAAAGCAGCTGCCGCGAAGGCCGCCGCCGACAAAGCCGCGAAGGAAAAAGCCGCCAAGGACGCCGCCGACAAGGCGGCTGCGGATAAGGCTGCCAAAGAGAAGGCCGAAAAGCAGGCCGCGGAAAAAGCCGTAGCCGACAAGGCCGCCGCCGAGAAAGCCGCTGCCGACAAGGCGGCGAAGGAAAAAGCCGCCAAAGAAGCGGCCGCCAAGGCCGCAGCCGACAAAGCCGCGAAGGAAAAAGCCGCCAAAGACGCCGCCGCCAAACGGGACGCCCTGAAGGCCGCCATGCGCGGAGCCGCCATGGAGGCCGCCGGGATCCCCAACGGTAATGCCGACCGCAATCAACGAGGCGGCGGTGGCGGCAACGAGGGCTATGCCGCGAAAGTGCGCGCCTGCGTGCAGCCCGGTGTGATCTACAATGTTCCGCCCCGCAGCGGCTCCGGGAATCCGACGGCCCGCTTCCGGACGCACCTGGCTTCCAATGGCCAGGTGCAGGGCGTCGACCTGTCGCAGTCCTCGGGTGATACACGCTTTGACGACGCCGTACGCAAGGGTATCCTGGCGTGCTCCCCATTCCCCAAACCGCCAAGCGGCCGGTATCCATCGTATATTGACGTGGATTACCGGATGTACGACTAA
- the tolB gene encoding Tol-Pal system beta propeller repeat protein TolB, whose product MTVFTASGFIGRLWRRTAAAGLGIALAAATATTAQAQLRVDISGVGATQYPIAIADFAGTSGGTSTHEVIRADLTRSGQFRLINTAGAQLNVQSAIDYGTWQARGADYLAYGSVAQNGSQYTVSYRLVDNVRKSELDQATFSGTESEMRRIAHKIADRIYEKITGVRGVFSTRIAYVLQTSNGYELQIADADGQNPQVMLRSKQSIISPAWSPDGSKLAYVSFESGKSVIYVQTLATAQRQPISNYKGNNSAPAWSPDGKHMAIVLSMDGISQIYTINADGSDLRRVMRSPLIDTEPFYTRDGQSLVFTSDRGGSPQVYKVPASGGDAQRVTFSGSYNISPRVSPDGQQLVYVTRRNGAFRIASLSLSSGAEQLLTDGPDDQSPSYAPNGMQVLYSSIQNGRSVLAVTSIDGRVRQTLSVLNGKVREPAWGPFTN is encoded by the coding sequence ATGACCGTATTCACAGCTTCCGGCTTCATCGGGCGCCTCTGGCGGCGCACGGCGGCGGCTGGTCTGGGTATTGCGCTGGCCGCAGCCACCGCCACGACCGCACAGGCTCAGCTGCGCGTCGACATTTCTGGCGTTGGCGCCACGCAGTATCCGATCGCCATCGCCGATTTCGCCGGCACATCCGGTGGTACGTCCACCCATGAAGTCATCCGCGCCGACCTGACCCGTTCCGGCCAGTTCCGCCTGATCAACACGGCAGGCGCGCAGCTCAACGTCCAGAGCGCCATCGATTACGGCACGTGGCAAGCCCGCGGGGCGGACTATCTGGCCTACGGCTCGGTGGCGCAAAACGGCAGCCAGTACACCGTCAGCTACCGGCTGGTGGACAACGTCCGCAAGTCCGAACTCGACCAGGCCACGTTCAGCGGCACCGAATCCGAAATGCGCCGGATCGCCCACAAAATCGCCGATCGGATCTACGAAAAGATCACCGGCGTACGGGGTGTTTTCTCCACCCGGATCGCCTATGTGTTGCAAACCAGCAACGGCTATGAGTTACAAATTGCTGATGCGGATGGGCAAAATCCACAGGTAATGCTGCGTTCGAAACAGTCCATTATCTCGCCCGCCTGGTCGCCGGACGGCAGCAAGCTGGCCTATGTCAGCTTCGAATCCGGTAAATCGGTCATTTATGTCCAGACGTTGGCCACGGCCCAGCGCCAGCCGATTTCCAACTACAAGGGCAACAACAGCGCGCCCGCCTGGTCGCCGGATGGAAAACACATGGCGATCGTGCTTTCAATGGACGGCATCTCGCAGATATACACCATCAATGCAGATGGATCGGATCTGCGCCGCGTCATGCGGTCGCCACTGATCGACACCGAACCCTTCTACACACGGGATGGACAATCTCTGGTCTTCACCAGCGATCGTGGCGGCAGCCCGCAGGTTTACAAAGTCCCGGCCAGCGGTGGGGATGCCCAGCGCGTAACTTTCTCCGGAAGTTACAATATCTCACCTAGGGTGTCGCCAGATGGGCAACAACTGGTGTACGTTACTCGCAGAAACGGCGCTTTCAGGATTGCAAGCTTGTCCTTGAGTTCGGGTGCGGAACAGCTCCTGACGGACGGCCCGGACGATCAGTCTCCCAGCTACGCCCCCAACGGCATGCAAGTGCTTTACAGCTCGATCCAAAACGGAAGGAGCGTGCTGGCGGTGACTTCGATCGACGGGCGTGTCCGACAGACTCTGTCGGTGCTCAACGGCAAGGTTCGCGAGCCCGCCTGGGGCCCTTTCACCAATTGA
- the pal gene encoding peptidoglycan-associated lipoprotein Pal yields the protein MSSRITRTLTIAAFAASLAACSSVPLDQNGANGAGSNSASAGQIMDPFNPQSPLAQQRSVYFDFNSYTIPEQYRSVVEMHSNYLTGHPNQKVRIEGNTDARGSSEYNLALGQRRSDAVARAMKLLGVNANQMEAISYGKERPKAQGNTEADYAENRRADIDYQR from the coding sequence ATGAGCTCGCGCATCACCAGGACTCTGACCATAGCCGCTTTTGCCGCCTCCCTGGCAGCTTGCAGCTCCGTGCCGCTGGATCAAAACGGCGCCAACGGCGCCGGCTCGAATTCGGCGTCCGCTGGGCAAATCATGGATCCGTTCAATCCGCAAAGCCCGCTCGCGCAACAACGCTCGGTCTACTTCGACTTCAACAGCTACACGATCCCCGAGCAGTATCGTAGCGTGGTCGAAATGCATTCCAACTATCTGACTGGCCATCCCAACCAGAAAGTCCGTATCGAAGGCAACACCGATGCCCGTGGCAGCTCCGAATATAATCTGGCTCTGGGCCAGCGCCGTTCGGATGCCGTGGCACGTGCGATGAAGCTTCTGGGTGTCAACGCCAACCAGATGGAAGCCATCAGCTACGGTAAGGAACGTCCGAAGGCTCAGGGCAACACCGAAGCCGACTACGCCGAGAACCGTCGCGCCGACATCGACTATCAGCGTTGA
- the ybgF gene encoding tol-pal system protein YbgF gives MHALPHRLNALSVSALFALMLAAPAAHAFADDDARRAILELRTQIQQMQSQNQQARLQLADQMDLMSQEIATLRGRVEELGQLSRQSAAGQENAPQQQAQQGQQTGDPQQQAAYQAAADQYRNGRYKDAASGFATFVQSYPDSQLATDALFYLGSSQYASKDFKNSIQTMQSLVKKHPDDARAPDALLVVAADQIELNDMKGAKASLQRIIKDYPRSSAAETAKSRLKLL, from the coding sequence ATGCACGCACTGCCCCACCGCCTGAACGCACTGTCCGTCTCGGCGCTGTTTGCTCTCATGCTGGCCGCGCCCGCCGCGCATGCCTTTGCCGACGACGACGCACGACGCGCCATCCTGGAACTGCGCACGCAGATCCAGCAGATGCAGTCCCAGAACCAACAGGCCCGGCTGCAGCTGGCGGACCAGATGGATCTGATGAGCCAGGAAATCGCCACCTTGCGCGGACGTGTCGAAGAACTGGGTCAGCTCAGCCGCCAGTCGGCGGCCGGCCAGGAAAACGCGCCCCAGCAGCAGGCCCAGCAGGGTCAGCAGACGGGCGATCCGCAACAACAGGCCGCCTACCAGGCGGCGGCGGACCAGTACCGCAACGGCCGCTACAAAGACGCTGCCTCTGGTTTTGCAACCTTTGTCCAGTCCTACCCCGACAGCCAGCTGGCGACCGATGCCCTGTTCTACCTGGGCAGCAGTCAGTACGCCTCGAAAGACTTCAAGAACTCGATCCAGACCATGCAATCCCTGGTCAAGAAACACCCGGACGATGCCCGCGCGCCAGACGCGCTGCTGGTGGTCGCCGCCGATCAGATCGAACTCAACGACATGAAGGGCGCCAAGGCCAGCCTGCAGCGGATCATCAAAGACTACCCTCGAAGCTCCGCCGCCGAAACCGCCAAAAGCCGGCTGAAGCTGCTGTGA
- a CDS encoding alpha/beta hydrolase, which produces MTRPTPDLPHDTLALPGGSLHYTQAGQGEPILLIHGSLCDYRYWRWQIPAFAATHHVLAPSLRGCWPDRQPHPQPGYRIAAHAQDLIQLARTLNVPDGVHVIGHSRGAQVAMAFATQAPDLCHTLVLADPAFRFDDEPETPPFYARTVDQLRAGDTEDALQEFIDTVNGPDTWRKMVGWFKDMTRDNAATLVSQILEANTPVRLRDAAALRCPLLLVGGSNSPAKYGTRQDRLQQLLPHARRARIALSAHGMNLANPRAFNRTVLEFIETARALSA; this is translated from the coding sequence GTGACACGACCGACGCCGGACCTGCCGCACGACACCCTGGCATTGCCGGGTGGCAGCCTGCACTACACGCAGGCTGGACAGGGCGAACCCATCCTGCTGATTCACGGGTCGCTATGCGATTATCGCTACTGGCGCTGGCAGATTCCGGCCTTTGCGGCCACGCATCACGTCCTGGCGCCCAGCCTGCGTGGCTGCTGGCCCGATCGCCAACCGCACCCGCAGCCCGGCTACCGGATCGCGGCGCATGCGCAGGATCTGATCCAGCTGGCGCGTACGCTGAATGTTCCTGATGGGGTACACGTCATCGGCCATTCGCGTGGCGCCCAGGTCGCCATGGCTTTTGCCACGCAGGCGCCCGATCTGTGCCACACCCTGGTGCTGGCCGACCCGGCATTCCGGTTCGACGACGAACCGGAAACCCCGCCGTTCTATGCACGGACAGTGGATCAGCTGCGCGCCGGCGACACTGAAGACGCGCTGCAGGAGTTCATCGACACAGTCAACGGCCCCGACACCTGGCGCAAGATGGTCGGCTGGTTCAAGGACATGACGCGAGACAACGCGGCCACCCTGGTGTCCCAGATTCTGGAAGCCAATACGCCCGTCCGGCTGCGGGATGCCGCCGCCCTGAGATGCCCCCTGCTGCTCGTGGGTGGATCGAACAGCCCGGCCAAGTACGGAACCCGGCAGGACCGTCTGCAGCAGCTCCTGCCGCATGCCCGACGGGCACGGATCGCGCTGTCCGCCCACGGCATGAACCTAGCGAACCCCAGGGCATTCAATCGCACCGTGCTGGAATTCATTGAAACCGCCAGGGCCCTGAGCGCATAG
- a CDS encoding copper chaperone PCu(A)C has product MNRMLTHALGLSAGLLLASSAWGAAGHDGLMAQAASAELPVSSTVTASSCWIRQIPAPAPSGGFLVIHNAGTQPAVLNGVSSPDYGMVMMHETTQKNGMSRMSMVHQVTVPAGGQLELKPGSYHLMLEKARDGLKVGDQVRVDFTLADGQRLSAQCEIQPARAMPGMRGHMKY; this is encoded by the coding sequence ATGAACAGAATGTTGACACACGCATTGGGTCTGTCCGCCGGGCTGTTGCTGGCCTCCTCGGCATGGGGGGCAGCGGGGCATGACGGCCTTATGGCGCAGGCGGCCTCGGCCGAGCTGCCGGTGTCCTCCACGGTGACGGCGTCCAGCTGCTGGATCCGTCAAATTCCGGCGCCCGCGCCCTCAGGCGGGTTTCTGGTGATTCATAATGCGGGGACGCAACCCGCCGTGCTCAATGGAGTCAGCTCACCCGACTACGGGATGGTCATGATGCATGAAACCACCCAGAAAAACGGCATGAGCAGGATGTCCATGGTCCATCAGGTCACGGTGCCGGCCGGCGGGCAGCTGGAACTCAAGCCCGGCAGCTACCACCTGATGCTGGAAAAGGCGCGCGATGGGCTGAAGGTCGGCGATCAGGTCCGTGTCGACTTCACCCTGGCGGATGGCCAGCGGCTGTCGGCGCAGTGCGAGATCCAGCCGGCAAGGGCGATGCCCGGAATGCGCGGACACATGAAGTACTGA
- a CDS encoding PaaI family thioesterase: MSKLSALADTASPPVSHITVEEFRNLLERLHPFAAVLGIEVQEIRYGQATLRLPPSPDNQRLGGIVAGPMLMGLADLALYAAVVSATGIPEAVTASLTIHFLRGAPAGGVLAQARILKTGRMTAGEVLLLPESGGEPVAQVMSTWSVPHKTA, encoded by the coding sequence ATGTCGAAACTTTCCGCTTTGGCTGATACGGCGTCACCCCCCGTGTCGCACATCACGGTCGAGGAATTTCGCAACCTGCTCGAGCGCCTGCATCCGTTCGCAGCGGTGTTGGGTATCGAGGTGCAAGAGATCCGCTACGGACAGGCCACGCTGCGCCTGCCACCCAGCCCGGACAACCAGCGGTTGGGCGGCATCGTGGCGGGCCCCATGCTGATGGGTCTGGCCGACCTGGCGCTGTATGCGGCGGTCGTCAGCGCAACCGGGATCCCGGAAGCCGTCACCGCCAGCCTGACGATCCATTTCCTGCGCGGCGCGCCCGCAGGCGGCGTTCTGGCGCAGGCCCGCATATTGAAAACCGGCCGCATGACGGCCGGTGAGGTCTTGCTGCTGCCCGAGAGCGGCGGAGAACCGGTGGCCCAGGTGATGAGCACCTGGTCGGTTCCCCACAAGACAGCCTAG
- a CDS encoding BMP family ABC transporter substrate-binding protein, with the protein MKNHLIRHTLAAATAAACLWAAGPAVAQEPLKIGFVYVSPVGEAGWSWQQDLGRKYMEKQLGDKIKTQYVEDVPEGADAERVIRDLAQQGNKLIFTTSFGFMNPTIKVAKQFPDVKFVHSTGYKTAPNVATANARFYQARYVAGVLAGHKTQTGVVGYVGAYPIPEVLQGINAFTRGLRSVKPDATVRVIMVNSWFDPGKERDAALALLDQGADIVTHHTDSTATVQAAEERGKWAIAYHSDMSKFGPHAQLAAVTHHWGPYFTREAQAVLDGTWKPDQVWGGFKEHMVDVEGFGPAVDDALKAQVKEKEAAIADGTLNVFAAPIKTNEGKVVLAEGALDDKGLNAMNYYVEGVVGKLQKN; encoded by the coding sequence ATGAAAAACCATCTGATTCGCCATACGCTGGCAGCTGCGACCGCCGCGGCATGCCTTTGGGCCGCCGGGCCCGCCGTCGCCCAGGAACCCCTGAAGATCGGCTTTGTCTACGTCAGTCCGGTGGGCGAGGCCGGCTGGTCCTGGCAGCAGGACCTGGGCCGCAAATACATGGAAAAGCAGCTGGGCGACAAGATCAAGACCCAGTACGTCGAGGATGTGCCTGAGGGCGCCGACGCCGAGCGGGTCATCCGCGATCTGGCCCAACAGGGCAACAAGCTGATCTTCACCACGTCCTTCGGCTTCATGAACCCGACGATCAAGGTCGCCAAGCAGTTCCCGGACGTGAAGTTCGTGCATTCGACTGGCTACAAGACAGCCCCGAATGTGGCCACCGCGAATGCCCGTTTCTACCAGGCGCGTTACGTGGCGGGCGTGCTGGCCGGCCACAAGACCCAGACCGGGGTGGTCGGTTATGTCGGCGCCTATCCGATTCCCGAGGTCTTGCAGGGCATCAATGCTTTCACGCGCGGCCTGCGCAGCGTGAAACCCGACGCCACCGTGCGCGTCATCATGGTCAACAGCTGGTTCGATCCGGGCAAGGAACGCGATGCAGCCCTGGCTCTGCTGGACCAGGGTGCTGACATCGTCACGCACCACACCGACTCCACCGCCACCGTGCAGGCCGCCGAGGAACGCGGCAAGTGGGCGATCGCCTATCATTCCGACATGTCGAAATTCGGCCCGCATGCCCAATTGGCGGCCGTGACTCATCATTGGGGTCCCTATTTCACCCGCGAAGCGCAGGCGGTCCTGGACGGCACCTGGAAGCCCGATCAAGTCTGGGGCGGCTTCAAGGAACACATGGTCGACGTGGAAGGCTTCGGCCCCGCCGTGGACGACGCCCTGAAGGCGCAGGTCAAGGAAAAAGAGGCCGCCATCGCCGACGGTACGCTGAACGTCTTTGCGGCGCCGATCAAGACCAACGAGGGCAAGGTTGTGCTGGCTGAAGGTGCGCTCGACGACAAAGGTCTGAACGCGATGAACTACTACGTCGAAGGCGTCGTCGGGAAACTGCAAAAGAACTAG